In Salarias fasciatus chromosome 9, fSalaFa1.1, whole genome shotgun sequence, the genomic stretch CTCCCTGACGCTCACATCCAGATGCAATGTGAACATTTATATGCtgcttttgttcaaaataaagaacaatgaccaataaaatgtattttgatCTACGAAAATGCACGCAGGGACACATATGATCATGATGAACCATCTCTGAATGGAGCAATATGCAAACATTACAAACAACCTCAGTTCAGCTTTTAGTTGATCATGAACATTAAGTATAAATTGCAGAAATTCACACAGTTATGTCTGATGCATTTAGGATTCTGGCATCTTACTGATTTTAAACTGCAGAAGTGGGTTTGGCACACAGTGTGTCTGGATTGAGAAAATCTGGAAGTTTTTCTGCTCCATCGACgatgttttgtctgtttcttcGATGTTTTTTGTTAGAATATCCCACCAGAACAACAGCGTATCTCGATCTCACCCATTTGGAGGCTGAGACAGAATTTCAAGacataaaacaaaatatatacCAGATGTGAGCGTATCTATTTCTCTGTGGCAGAGGTAACACAATGACTTGCTGTAACTTGGTGGCCACAACCAGGAACAGCAAAGCCGTACAGGAAGAAAATCTGGTGCAGTTGTCAACCAGATTACACGCTGAAATGGTGTCTGCAGAGGGTTTCCACAGCGAGGTGAAGCAGAAAATTCAGTTTCCCCCGTATTGTGTGCTCATCTGCATGTTGTGGACTGACCAGGTGTCAGAGGCTGAGTGATGGCTGGATTGAACTACCGTGACCCCTCCTGCATCCGAACATGCTCAGACTGCTGTGTGGCGACAGTTTTGTTAAATATCTGAAATGTTAAAAGCAtttgtttcctctctgcagtcagagCCAGCTGATCGTGTGCTCCCCAGATGTTTCCTCTAAACCACGTCTTGCTTTCTTATCGGGGCCTTCATGTCACACACATCAACAAACGGGGCGTTATGGGCTGAGCTGTGGTTCAGTCCCACAATCCATTGTTCTCTCCATTGTTTTAGTGCAGATGAGGCAGAGATCAGCATCATTTGGGACATcctttagattaaaaaaaaaaaaaatcattacatttCACTTGATTGAAAGTGTTTTAATCACAAAAGATTTGAGagggaagtaaaaaaaataacaacagagtGAGACAACGAAGAAAAAACCATTTTATTTCCCAAGAATTGGCTGTGCATGAGGAGAGGGGAGAACGCTTCAGTGCCAACCGAACTGTGAGGTAGCACTGCCACCtagagaggagcaggaaagCTACCAGACGGCCCTGTGAGAgacaggagcagagaggaggagggagctgcAGGCTTCAAGCACTGGACACACAGAtgagatgaaaaacagaaataagagGTAATAATGTTAGGACTGATTACTGTGTTTCCCCTTATGCACACTGGACTGATAATTAATTGATAACTATATTTGTGCATACATCATGTCAATTTTGGATTGTGCacaattttattcattttatatgTTGATAGATATAGAATGTATAcattactatttttttaaaaaaaatccctgtgatTGGCTTTATGTAACCAGGGATAATGAAATGACTATCTTTGAAGTTTGAAATTGTTGTTACATAATCGATAACAGTTGTGTACTGGCAGAGCTGAGCCATCTTTACCTTGAAGTGGTGTAAAGTACCACTTTTCatactgttctgctgttcaaGAACTATTTCCACCAGTTTTACGTAACAATTTAGACTTTTTCTGCTCACATACTTCTTGACCTACATGAGACGCAGGTGACGGATCGGTGGcgcacagacagaacagaaaagaagagTTCACATAATCATTGTTTtgacaatatttatttatttctattttcccAAGAGTAACACATAATCCAGGACAAATGAATGTTTGAGAGGCTAGCACAGCAGTTTGCAGAATATATGCTTCAAAACTGCACCATATTAAGCAAAAATGAACTCTTCTCTGAGTACCTGGGGGGCTTTAAATGTTTGCataaacaaacaatatttaTTTCAACCAATGAACTTCTGGGTCAGTGTTGGTTTCTTATCAAACGTCCCACGGAGTCGCGGGAAACAGCGATGCTTGGCACCATGACACGAGTCAACATACCGTCtcaggacacacaaacagaacgACAGCGGGTAGCCTAGAAGGAGGAAAGCGCGAGGATACAATGTCACTGCTACCAGAGGGCGAAgcggaagagaaagagagaaaaggtcATACAGgcgcagagcagagaggagcgtTCAGAGACATGCTGAGGGACTACACATATAGATATAATACTCTACGTTCAGAGCGGCGACAGTCTTCAAGCAGAAAAGACGGAGGATAGAGAAAGTCAGATCAAGCGCGGAGAGGATACAGTTTGCGAGCGAGGGTTAGCATGCTGGCAGCACAAAGAAACTTTACAGGAAGCCCAAGACACGGAGATCACGAGTAAAGGCTAGAGCGACAGTGCACTAATCTACAGGCTAAGCTATACATTGGACACTAAAGCTAATTACAGGAGCTACCgtactgtatatgtgtgtatatatatatatatataatgcaTATTTATAGATATAGAAATAGATATATAGGAGACAGTATATCAAACAAGCTGGATAGGCAAGGCATCGCATGCACGTGCAAAAGGAAGCAAGTCTAGCCAGCAGCAGCGAGAGAAACAAAGTGTCTGGTCTTTCCGAGACTACCACAGTGAGATTCCTGTGGTCGCTGTAATAAATCCGATGTTGTCTGTGTCACAGTGCGAACGCCAATTTCGTTTGGGGAGCGGAAATGCGGCCGTCGAAGTTTGGTAAAACAAGAAGCTTTACAATATctacaaactgcagaaaaaagattaaatgcTTTAGTTTTCCAACAGAGACCCTTCATTTAAAGACACATTCAGACCAAAGAGCTTaagttacattttctttttttttgtttgttttttttaaaacaccaaCTTATGGACAGCCCATTGGACATCGCACATTATCAGGTCATGTGTTTTACTCTAAAGTGCACGACCTCCCCGTCGGAGGAAAACGAGACATACCGGAAATTATACTAAGGCAACACAGTTACAAACACACTAAGGTACACGTTGGCACATACCGTCAAGTATCACTTTGTGCACAAAAAACATAGAGCTTCAGAGTCAAAATGGCTTTGCATATTCGATTTTAAAATCCGAACGGCCGAGTCGTCGCGCCTCTGAGCTCCACTCGGGAGTATTTCAAGGTGAAACCTgtccatttctttttaaagccagtCCCTGAAACACGTTTTCTTTGAAATAGCTAGAAGAGTCACAAAGTCAAgtatctgacacacacacgtacacacacatacacacaggggggaaaaaagccttTTGGACTAACAAgatgaaaatacaggaaatctATTTTGGAGATAGAGAAAATATGAGTAACTTTACCTCACAAATAGTCTCTGGCTATATGTCTTATATACATGTATGTATACACAAAGATATGTACTTAGGACATCTTGAAATACTATTACAATCTATGATTAAAAGTGATTGTACATTAACTGACCATGTTGAGCAAATTGTGCTTTCTAACTTGTTCTAATGGAAATGCTACAGAACCTCTGCTTGTGGAGTCAGAGTTCACCCTCCAGCCACCAACCGCTTACAATGagcttgtttctgtttttattttttgccatttACTGTGCATTTGGTCTTGAGACTTGATTATCATTTACTATTGTACATTTAAattcactgtcttttttttttgttatatatatttttgcaggatatatgtatatatattggACCCATACTTAAATATTGCTTGTGAATGAATAAAGAGGAAATCTCAGTTGCAATGCTCCGTGGGGGACGCTGCCTCTCCCCACCAAGAGTTAGTGCAAGTGATGTCAGGTATACAGTAGCTGCAAATCTGGTCAAATTCCCACACAATCGCTCTCTGAACAAAACAGGGTTATGGCCTCGCTCCGTTTCTCGCCACATCACGGACGGGCGCTCATCCGATTTCGGAGAGGATGAGgctgttttacatttaaaaatttCAAACTTTTCAATCCCGGTTAAGTTGTTCCATGCGACAGCGGCACAAAGCCATGCTGGGGAATTGATCAAATTGAGTAGTGGCCAGAAGGGGTACTGCAAGCTAAAAGTATAGCTTAAAAACATAGCGAATTAAACCCTCATGGACCCTGTGGAGAGATTAGATTTTTTATGTTAGCACTCACGGCTTGTTACACTGCACCCTGTCACCTCCAAGTTTACATTTAATCCACTGCaaaccgcaaaaaaaaaaaacaaaaaaaaaaacttaatactGCTTTGTACAAGTCATACAGTGACATGCACTCACCGTAGAAGACATCATCACAACCCAAGTTGTTCTTTAAGTATTGCAAATTCCCAAAGTAAATGGCAGTCAGGTGAAATCATAAAAGCAGCCGTAGCATGCAGTGAACCCTGGACTTTGACGGTGAGGACCTTCAGGCAGCTGCTGGTCACCTACCAAACGAACTGATTTCGCCACAAAGCGCCTCTTTCTGTCCTCAGAGTTTGGTCATTTTTGACAGAATAAAGTCTGAGAGGCACAAGTAGGCTCGTTCAGTTCCAGACTCATGTTGGGGCCAGCCGGAAGAGGGACGCTAATGCAAATGGAGCTGAAATGAAGGAAGCCTGAGAAAGCCTAGCGAGTTTCACGAAGCTGTGCGAGCATGCATTGACcggcaggagcagcagacatGTGAGCGGCTTTCCCAGCAGAGACgcaacagaaacactacagTCCTAACACTGAgctgtcctctgcagccagTCAAACACTTTGGAAATATCTGAATTCAGCCGTAGCAGTAAACACGACAGCGAGAAACCTTGAGAGGATGCGAGATGACAGAATCGGCTGTAAAGCTGGGTTGATATATAGGGAATCTTACAGGTTATAAGTGATGCGCTGACGGTTGTTAACATTTAGCACAGCTAAATTTACAGCCAGGGGGAAAATGGTTCCCGTAGCTTAAACAACAAAGTGTAACAAGCCATTACCATtttaaaacacagagagagggacTGAGTGTAGCAAAGGCAGGAGATTAAACTGGAAAGCTGCACTGATGTATGAATACAACCGCTACTTCGCTCTCCCGTCATTTTGATGGAAAATGTTTGTCTTCGCATGCTTGTAGATCCATAACACGGCTTGTTTCTGGCAGGAACACGTCTCTAACATGTGCTGGCGCCGCGATGCGACGCCGGGTAAGAAGGCGAGCGTCCGAAGCCGTCGCCGAAAACACTGCATGCGGGTGCGAAAGGCAGTCGATTAAGCTGAGGTAAGGTGAAGTGCTATTTTCGTTTTTCAAACCGGgagtttaaaatgttgaagtcaCAGGAGAAACACAACCACGTTTGGCACTTAACGACATACTCGGCAAATGAGAAATGATCCCAAAAATAAACTCTTCCTCATCCACTTACTGCACAAGCGTTTCAGTTCACAAAAAACGTACATATAAAGTTACATCACTTACACTATTCTGGGCTGGACTACACTATAGGAAAGGCAGACAGAAGCACTTTTACATAGCTTTGGACCCAGTCAGTCCACGGCAAAGCTACAATACATAATATATGGATATATTCTGTAAGATCTTTTTCTCAAATATACTCTTAAATATGTGACTTTGGAGGAGAGATAatagagaaaagaagaagaaaaaaaagttttaccaGTACATTCACGACAAACAATTCATCCGTCAAGAGGAAAAGTACAGGAGGATCTGGTGATCTGCTGAGATGAGTCTTATAGATCTTGGCCAAGTCGCTCGATCTCCTCGATAAGAAAGTCGATGTCCTCGAAGGTGGCGGCGGGATTTGAGATCACCATGCGGAAGAAGTTGACCTTGTCCCCTTGCGGCTGGTAGCTGACCATGGTCGTCCCGTACTCCATCATCCTGGCCTTTATCACCGGAGCCACCTGACCACAGAGAGCCAGAGAACAGCGAGCTCTTACTGAAAATCTATCATTCAAGTCTTGAAATTCTCGTCTCTGTTGAGTCTCGTTGCAGCTGTTTGGAGCATTTGTCTTCGTGTGGTTATCTAGAGAATTGTGTGGCTGTTCTGAGTCTCTCTGATTGATAGAAATGTTTTTATGGTTGCTTTTCAGTCTCTTTACATTTGTTTTGACTCTTTCTGTATTGGTGTTGAGTCTCTATGTGACTGTTTTTGGTCTCTGATAAAAATCCTGTTGTAGTTGttgagtctttttttgtttgatttacaattctttgtggttgttttgacACCCTTTACGGCTGGTTTGAGTCTTTTTGCTCTGGTTTTGAGTCTCTTTGTactgttttttgtctttgtgtggcTGTTTTGGATCTCTCTCTGTTTGATTCAGGTTTGAATGtctttgtggtcattttaaatgtatttgtgatTGCTGTAAAAcgtatttattttgatttctcctttattgttttgattgatgtcCTTCAAGTCATTCTTGTCTCAGTGACGAGTTTGAATCCTTTCTGCATTATATGCCTTCACCATTGTTCAGGGTTTTTCGTTGGTGATTTTTTGGAAAAGAACAACTGTCATTTGTGTCATTGTCAGTCAAAGTCAGTCAAAAATTTCAGCGGCTCCTTTGTACAAAACAACGATTCACAAAAATGGAACAGTTATCAAGATTACTAGCCAAATGTAACAACAAGACCTCCTTTGATGAACACATAAGAgttttcaaagtgcagtttgagCTTTGTCAGGTTGGTGAATGGAGAGAGCTCTCACTGTGTCGCTGCTGAACAGTCATTTGACAAGAAGAattacacacagaaatacatttaGCCTCTTTAGGTTCTGCTGTAATGAGGCGACAATGTGTAGAGTTTTAACACCTGACAGGAACAGCTGATGATAACCGattgttttctctctcgctTCACAGAAGTTGTGTGATCGGATGTTTGTCCCTCTTCTTTGTTTACTTTATCAGCTTCTCCCCAGACGGCTCCGATCCTCGGCCGTGTAGTTCATTATCTGAAACCAGCCTGACGGCTAAATCTGACAGCAGGCGGCGAAGGCAGCGCGGTGATGGCTGCAGTCCAGGGGTTATCTcccagagcgaggaggaggtgacagTCGATCATTCTGCGCTCAGCAGATTCCGGACGGGACTGCGGATTTGAAAGCGACAGATTCAATTTGAAGTTTAGGAAGTCGCCCTTCGTGTTTGGATCCAGCAGCCTGTTAGACGGCTCGGCTCGTTCAGCGTCACTGTCTGAGAAACGATCATACTCATGGTAACGTCATGCAAAGGATTTAGTGAGCCGACCAGACGGCTTAGAGCTTAAAGTTCACTGTGACTCAAATACCCTCGACTTTCAAAATatccttttaaaaaataaaaaactacaTTTGGAAGTATTATGTCAAAAACTAATTTTTTTCTCCGCAAGAAACGGGGCAAGTGAGGCTCTGCTAGTCATCCATCGTGTTCAGATATCCAGTTCTCATAATCAGGTCTTTCCTCCTCAATCTCAATCGACTTGCAGCTGATTTCTGCTAAATTAGCCTCTGGACGATTTCCACTTTGtaagaaacagtcatttcaagacGATGTGGAAACGAAGATCAGACTTCTATCTTCAAAGTTCTAATTTGGCAGCGCTGCATCATCTCTCAGCCTCCAACTCCAAGTGGATGGAAAAAGGCGAGCGGAGGCCAAGCGGTTGATCCAGTTGGCGGAGCATGACGGCGCTGCTTCAATCAAACTTTACAGTATAAACAGAAACATCTGCATCGCCAGATAAAAGTGGTAATGATTTATGGCTGATGTTTCTGGGAAGggggagaagagaggaaggcAGCCATCTTTACATGGCGGTCACGTTCGCCATCTGTTGGTCCTGATTGTCAATTATTTCTCCCCCTGCTGCCGCCGGATTATCTGACTGACCGCCACGTTCGCTAACGAAACGGCCACACTTCTTTTCAGACGCCGTTCCGTTTTGAGAGCTGCACCGTTTACCGCTCCACACGCGCGTGGAAAAGTGTTCTTTAATCCTCAGTATAAGGTGTCCCTAATTAGGGACATGTGATGGCCGGGCCGGATATGACTGGCAGCCTTGTAAGGGCACGTAGGAGCGGCGGGGAAAGGTGTGTGGGGAGATACCGCGGCCGGGCCTCTTATCTCCGCTCGCCCACCTTGTGCAAgtgtttcttcctctcctctttgtcCTCCATGTAGCGGATCCCGGGGGGGGAGGTACCAGAAGCAGACGTTGGTGTGCTGAGGCTGGGGGGAGACAACGGGCGACACGAGATGAGAGGGAGGAACGGCCAcagtttagggttagggttcatATAAAATTCATATAAAATGGATCAtgcagaataaaaatgttttgctgCCGTCTATCTAAAACCTGAGTTACAGCTGATTCAGCTCCAACAGTAAAACCCCATGAGGATCAGATGAGCTCCCTCTCCGCTGCTCTCTAGATATCTGAACCTCGCCGCTGTGTTCTTCTGGCGCCGGAGCCGACCGGCCGGCCGCCTGCGAGCGGAGAGGCGGTCATTACCGACGGCTGACTAGCCAAGCGCACCAGCCTCATTTATACAGCCCGGCCGGTCGGGCTGTAGTGCATTCGGCATCAGATTGATGTAACGGCTCAGTGGGGGCCACAGACAAGCGAGCACCTGGGCCTCCGCCCGGAGGACTTGGCTTTTCCTCACCACCCTCTGGGTTGCGGCGCTCTCGGGCTTTTTGGGGGCTCAGTGGGAAAACAATGAACCTGGAACGATTAAAGAGGCTGCATTATCAATGACTGTGGGTGTCCAAGCTCCTCTTTTATGAGGGAGCTTCATCTTAATAACCTCTTCATCCCACATATGTTTGTGTTGTCCTGTAGTTTAGCCTGCTTGGGGTGATTTCAGACACTATGCCATTCATATGCATATGAGCAATTACCCGTCGTTATGCTATTCATTAGACATAATAGCAGCACATTATACTGCCAgccagaggtaaaaaaaaaaaaaaaaaaagagtggcaTTCATTCAACACAAAGCACGAGCACTCTGTGTGCCAATCAAGTCACCCGCCATGACGCTGAAAGGAGCGGCGAGGACCAATATTAGCTTTTCTGATTCAATATTCTGGAGACGTGAACATACTTTCCCGTCAAAGACCATCTCATATCCTTCTCTGTCCTTGATCTTGTTGTAGAGATACTCGGACAGCTCCAAGCACTTGTCAATCTGAGCTTCGAAGCCAATGGTTCCCTCGTCGAAGGAGAAAACTAATTAAATGGATGAAATCGGTTTAATGGGAAACATTCTGGTTTAAACTGAAGGAATTGTGGCAAAAATCTGCCTAAAAAGGTAAAAAACAAATGGTTCACCCCCCACCTTGGCTCTCCACATGAGCCACAGCTTGAAGATGTCCACGTGGCGTCCGCACTCCAGTGCCTTGTCCCCGGTGTCGTAGGACAGGTCGTAGTGCTTGTCCTGCTGGAACAGGTAGCAGGCGTGCATCTGGTTGCAGTTCTGCATCAGACCCTGCGAAGCAGAAACCCAGCCGTCACAGCACCGGCTGAACAAAACAACGACAACACAACAATCAGGGAGCCCACCTCTTCTCTGACCAGCAGGGCGGAGCACTGCAGCGGGACCGACATCATTTTGTGCGGGTTCCACGTGACGGAGTTGGCCCTGCAGGGGGAACAAGCAGCCATCGTTCACCGTCACACTCCGCGCCGCTTCTGTCTGATTCtccagaaaacaggaagacacTCGCCTCTCCACGCCGTCCAGCTTCCACCTGTGTCTCCGCGACATGAGCAGACTTCCTCCCCACgctccctgcacacacacacacacttttcagcATCAGACTATATGGAAACTGCAAATGTCAATTCAAGACTGTGATTAATGGACATTTCAAGAATTCtataaaaatgtgaataaaacccTGATGTGAAAATTATCCCATTTATAATCTGTTAAAAAGCATTAAACTGACCAAGGTGACTCATAAAACACCATTTCAATTATTAAAGcaacacagaaatggcagactTTTCTTACTGGGTATCAAGTCATGCTGTTAAGGCACCACTATCATACTGAATGATGCATCAtttataacaacaacaacaaaaaacctaAATATGACTTCCTATAAGCACTGGGCATATGGGACAATCACAGTACTTTatgttcacacacattttttgttgatttatggtgtttttctttgatgttttaaGGACATCTATCAGGGAGGAAAGTCCATTTTTAAACAAGTAAAAAGGGAAAACTGTTACAGCAGCATGTGTCTGAATATGAATATTCAACTGAATTTAGTTCATGTAGTGTCACGTATTTACAATCATTACTTTGAGAGAGACAGAATAATGTGAGAGTTACCTAACAGCGTGATTTTATGTTTTGGGTAAAAAGCTTATTAAAGATGAAATTCTGCGTTTGGAGCTGAGTGTTTTCTGCATGACTGGGTACTTCCAATCAAATGCTTCAACGTAGAGAGGCGGTGATCTAGATTTGATCGATAACTCCAGCAGGCTCACCTGTAGTTAGAGGAGACACATGAGCATTTCTATTGGCTGCTGACTTTCAAAGAATTCcttgttaaacaaaaaaaaaaaatctaatgtttTCTGACTGTAATTTGACACAATGTAGAAACAGCTGCATATagaaacaagacaaaatcagttttttttccatttcacggGGTCTTGTGATTATATAGATAAATATTCACGTTCATATTAAACTTGATTATGTGGTTGCAAAGGTACACAAATTCTTCTTTTAAGTAGATTCACAGATATTTGAGGCCTTCTGACCACATGTAAATGTAATCAAGGAGACTCTGAATTACTCAAAGCAGCAAAGTAAATTTAAGATTTTCTGCCAAAGCAGAAACTTTAAGTATGACAATAAAATGAAGCTTTTGAGGAAGAGTGTCTCCCTGTTCTGAACGATATCATCTTTTCTCAGTTATCAGGCCTGCATGCTGACAGGAGAAGGAAGGCGGTGTGCAAAGACCTAAAATATAACGCCTCTTAAAGTAAAACGATGACAATGTGACAGATATCTAAATGTGGGACTTCATGTGGAGTGGTGAGTGAATAGAAACCCAAGTAGGTTATTTATCAAAGTCCATGGGTCAATTTGACTAAAATCCAGGAGTCGAGAATTTTTACTCATGAAGCTtaatatctgcaaaaaaaaGGTTGAGTCTC encodes the following:
- the LOC115394785 gene encoding LOW QUALITY PROTEIN: glutamate decarboxylase 2-like (The sequence of the model RefSeq protein was modified relative to this genomic sequence to represent the inferred CDS: inserted 1 base in 1 codon; deleted 1 base in 1 codon), yielding MGADWGLRAVLVSATAGTTVYGAFXPLIAISDICKKYNIWMHVDGAWGGSLLMSRRHRWKLDGVERANSVTWNPHKMMSVPLQCSALLVREEGLMQNCNQMHACYLFQQDKHYDLSYDTGDKALECGRHVDIFKLWLMWRAKGTIGFEAQIDKCLELSEYLYNKIKDREGYEMVFDGKPQHTNVCFWYLPPGIRYMEDKEERKKHLHKVAPVIKARMMEYGTTMVSYQPQGDKVNFFRMVISNPAATFEDIDFLIEEIERLGQDL